The Peribacillus sp. FSL P2-0133 genome has a segment encoding these proteins:
- a CDS encoding type B 50S ribosomal protein L31, producing MKQEIHPDYRQVVFMDTNSGYKFLTGSTKASNETIEWEDGQTYPLLKVEISSDTHPFYTGKQKFAEKGGRVDRFLDKYNMKK from the coding sequence GTGAAACAAGAAATTCATCCAGATTATCGACAAGTGGTATTCATGGATACCAACAGTGGGTATAAATTTTTGACAGGCTCCACGAAAGCGTCAAATGAAACGATCGAGTGGGAAGATGGCCAAACGTATCCATTATTAAAAGTGGAAATCAGTTCAGATACGCACCCCTTTTATACTGGAAAGCAGAAGTTTGCTGAAAAAGGCGGACGGGTGGATCGCTTCCTGGATAAATATAATATGAAGAAATGA
- a CDS encoding ABC transporter ATP-binding protein: MRVVKRLFNYAAFYKKLIIGALIMLALSVAADLTGPFVAKKIIDSHILGIESTWYEAGKGKDAVKYDGNWYKRADYFAKGEKKGREVHVLQVGNQFVFVNEAVPIEGRRTLENQSLIIKKDGKEQRAQAVKLSSQEVMRFYQPEIPRIIKLVAFYFSLVILSSLFQYGQSFYLQKAANRIIQKMRNDIFTHISRLPIRYFDNMPAGKVVARVTNDTEAIRELYVTVLANFFSSTINIFGVLIALYILDPRVGTIGLLLIPIIVIWTMVYRKFASKYNHIIRERVSDINGMINESISGMSIIQAFGREKETKQSFENLNREHYSYQNKMLHLNSLTGGNLIGVIKVLALMAFVWYFGGISLTASSAISLGMMYAIVDLISRLLHPLHGIVNQFANLEQALVAGERAFSLLDEQGVAVSDENMSRYKGNVQFENVSFGYKDNEYVLRDISFSAKQGETVALVGHTGSGKSSIMNLLFRFYDSSEGQIKIDGTNILDIPHQTLREHMGIVLQDPYLFTGTIASNISLNHKGITREMVEKSLRDVGGDKVLKHLPLGLDEPVIEKGGTLSSGQRQLISFARALAFNPAILILDEATASIDTETEAIIQEGMEVLKKGRTTFIIAHRLSTIKNADQILVLDKGRIAEQGTHEELMELKGKYYQMYELQAGPHKGVAG, translated from the coding sequence ATGAGGGTCGTAAAGAGACTTTTTAATTATGCTGCCTTTTATAAAAAATTGATCATTGGCGCCCTGATCATGCTGGCACTTTCGGTAGCGGCCGATTTAACAGGTCCTTTCGTTGCCAAGAAAATCATCGATTCACATATACTTGGCATTGAATCTACCTGGTATGAAGCGGGTAAAGGAAAAGATGCTGTTAAGTATGATGGAAATTGGTATAAACGGGCTGATTACTTTGCAAAAGGTGAGAAGAAAGGCAGGGAAGTCCATGTTCTGCAGGTTGGCAATCAATTTGTCTTCGTAAATGAAGCTGTCCCTATCGAGGGGCGCAGAACCTTGGAGAACCAATCGTTGATCATCAAGAAAGACGGGAAAGAGCAGCGTGCGCAAGCAGTGAAATTGTCGAGTCAGGAAGTGATGCGGTTTTACCAACCGGAAATCCCGCGGATCATTAAGCTAGTGGCTTTTTATTTTAGTCTTGTCATCCTTTCCTCCCTTTTTCAATATGGGCAGAGTTTTTATTTACAGAAAGCGGCGAACCGAATCATACAGAAGATGCGAAATGATATTTTTACGCATATTTCCCGTCTGCCGATACGTTATTTCGATAATATGCCAGCGGGTAAAGTTGTAGCCAGGGTCACTAATGATACGGAAGCGATCCGGGAATTATATGTAACCGTGCTCGCCAACTTCTTCTCGAGTACGATTAATATCTTCGGGGTTCTGATTGCTTTGTATATTCTGGATCCACGAGTCGGTACCATTGGTCTTTTACTTATTCCAATCATCGTTATCTGGACGATGGTATACCGTAAATTCGCCTCGAAATATAATCACATCATTCGGGAACGGGTCAGCGATATTAATGGGATGATCAATGAATCCATTTCTGGAATGAGCATCATCCAGGCATTTGGGCGTGAAAAGGAGACGAAACAATCTTTTGAAAATCTGAACCGGGAGCATTATTCCTATCAAAATAAAATGCTCCATTTGAATTCGTTGACGGGCGGAAACTTGATCGGTGTCATTAAGGTTTTGGCACTAATGGCATTCGTCTGGTATTTCGGCGGGATTTCCCTTACAGCGAGTTCAGCCATTTCTTTAGGGATGATGTATGCAATTGTTGATTTGATCAGCCGCCTGCTTCATCCGCTTCACGGAATCGTCAATCAGTTCGCTAACCTTGAACAGGCACTTGTTGCAGGGGAGCGGGCATTCAGTTTATTGGATGAGCAGGGAGTGGCAGTCAGTGATGAAAACATGTCCAGATACAAAGGAAATGTGCAATTCGAAAATGTTTCTTTTGGTTATAAAGATAATGAATATGTGTTAAGGGACATTTCCTTCTCAGCTAAACAAGGGGAAACGGTCGCTTTAGTTGGCCATACTGGGTCAGGAAAAAGTTCCATAATGAATTTATTGTTCCGTTTTTATGACAGTAGTGAAGGTCAAATCAAAATCGATGGCACGAATATATTGGATATCCCCCATCAGACGCTTAGGGAGCATATGGGAATCGTCCTTCAGGATCCCTATTTATTTACTGGCACCATCGCTTCCAATATCAGTCTGAATCATAAAGGCATCACAAGGGAAATGGTTGAAAAATCTTTAAGAGATGTAGGGGGGGACAAAGTGCTGAAGCATCTTCCTTTAGGGTTGGATGAACCCGTGATTGAAAAAGGAGGAACGTTGTCTTCCGGACAGCGGCAGCTAATCTCTTTTGCACGTGCTCTTGCATTCAATCCGGCGATATTGATTCTGGATGAAGCGACAGCAAGCATCGACACTGAAACCGAGGCAATTATCCAGGAGGGAATGGAAGTGCTGAAAAAAGGGAGAACGACCTTCATCATTGCCCATAGACTATCCACGATAAAAAATGCCGACCAAATTCTTGTACTGGATAAAGGGCGGATTGCTGAGCAAGGTACACATGAAGAATTAATGGAATTAAAAGGGAAGTATTATCAAATGTATGAACTGCAGGCTGGTCCACATAAAGGCGTGGCTGGCTGA
- the metC gene encoding cystathionine beta-lyase has product MTDHDFSFETKLLHNQHKFDPATGGVSVPIQHASTFHQSDIDQFGKYDYSRSGNPTREALEDIIAELEEGTHGFAFSSGMAAISTAFLLLSAGDHIVISEDVYGGTFRMVTSVLTRFNIEHTFVDMTDLESVKAAVQPNTRAIYIETPSNPLLKVTDIQAVCDIAKKAGALSFVDNTFLTPALQKPLNLGADVVLHSATKFLSGHSDVVAGLAVVKDPELAARLGSLQNSFGAVLGVQDAWLVMRGLKTLSVRMEHSQKGAEKIAAYLKEQPLVKKVYYPGLSDHPQHAIQKGQSLGAGAVLSFELDSEEVFRSFVNTVELPVFAVSLGAVESILSYPAKMSHAAMPDDEREKRGITNSLLRLSVGLENPDDLIKDFDAALVNIAKGEAISAK; this is encoded by the coding sequence ATGACAGATCATGATTTTAGCTTTGAGACCAAATTACTTCATAATCAACATAAATTCGATCCTGCAACGGGCGGTGTGAGCGTTCCCATTCAGCACGCATCGACTTTCCATCAATCCGATATCGATCAATTCGGCAAATATGATTACAGTAGAAGCGGGAACCCCACTCGTGAGGCGCTGGAAGATATCATTGCCGAACTTGAGGAAGGCACACACGGATTTGCCTTTTCATCAGGTATGGCTGCCATTTCAACAGCTTTCCTGCTGTTGTCTGCCGGAGACCATATCGTCATTTCCGAAGATGTGTATGGCGGAACGTTCAGGATGGTCACTAGTGTATTGACGCGTTTCAATATTGAGCATACATTCGTTGACATGACGGACCTTGAAAGCGTCAAAGCGGCCGTTCAGCCAAATACCAGGGCCATATACATCGAGACGCCTTCAAATCCGTTACTTAAAGTGACCGATATTCAAGCCGTATGTGATATCGCAAAAAAAGCCGGTGCCTTAAGTTTTGTTGATAACACATTCCTGACTCCAGCATTGCAAAAACCACTGAATCTGGGTGCTGATGTTGTCCTTCATAGCGCGACGAAGTTTTTATCCGGACATAGTGATGTGGTAGCTGGGCTTGCAGTAGTGAAAGATCCGGAATTGGCAGCAAGACTCGGTTCCCTCCAAAACTCCTTTGGGGCGGTTCTTGGTGTCCAGGACGCCTGGCTTGTAATGAGAGGTCTGAAAACCTTGTCAGTTAGAATGGAGCACTCCCAAAAAGGGGCGGAAAAGATTGCAGCCTACTTAAAGGAGCAGCCCTTGGTGAAAAAAGTGTATTATCCCGGCCTTTCCGATCATCCACAGCACGCCATCCAGAAAGGCCAGTCACTTGGAGCGGGGGCGGTCCTATCATTTGAATTGGACAGTGAGGAAGTCTTCCGTTCTTTCGTGAACACTGTCGAGCTCCCTGTTTTTGCCGTAAGCCTTGGAGCGGTCGAATCTATATTATCTTACCCGGCCAAAATGTCCCATGCTGCCATGCCTGATGATGAAAGGGAAAAGCGAGGCATCACGAACAGCTTGCTCCGCCTCTCTGTCGGACTTGAAAATCCGGACGATTTAATAAAGGACTTCGATGCAGCCCTCGTTAATATTGCCAAAGGGGAAGCAATTTCTGCAAAATGA